A single Flavobacterium sp. 1 DNA region contains:
- a CDS encoding 6-carboxytetrahydropterin synthase: protein MRVTISRKAHFNAAHRLYRKDWTFEQNDAVFGKCNNPNFHGHNYELIVSVTGEIDKETGYVMDVKFLTDIIKEEVEDQMDHKNLNLDVPEFQDLNPTAENIVVMIWNKIRKKVKPELDLEVVLYETPRNFVTYKGE from the coding sequence ATGAGAGTAACCATATCCAGAAAAGCCCATTTTAATGCAGCACATCGTTTGTATCGAAAAGATTGGACTTTTGAACAAAACGACGCTGTTTTTGGCAAATGCAATAATCCCAATTTTCACGGACACAACTATGAATTAATAGTAAGTGTTACTGGAGAAATCGATAAAGAAACAGGGTATGTTATGGATGTGAAATTCTTGACTGATATTATTAAAGAAGAAGTTGAAGATCAAATGGATCATAAAAATTTGAATCTGGACGTGCCTGAATTTCAAGATTTAAATCCTACGGCTGAGAATATTGTAGTAATGATTTGGAATAAAATCAGAAAGAAAGTAAAGCCAGAACTGGATTTGGAAGTAGTTCTTTATGAAACGCCCCGCAATTTTGTAACTTATAAAGGAGAATAA
- a CDS encoding transposase, translating into MTPIDLLKLMLPDFLVDHFEVVSTTNTEEILHLYFEEKIKPPQEFNTFELVSKGFLDEITIQDFPLRGKFVYLHIKRRRWTNKTTGEIIKRDWNLVAKGTRMTQEFAAFLKEINR; encoded by the coding sequence ATGACTCCTATTGACCTTTTAAAATTGATGCTGCCTGATTTTTTAGTAGACCACTTTGAAGTGGTTTCTACTACTAATACAGAAGAAATATTACACTTGTATTTTGAGGAAAAAATTAAGCCTCCACAAGAGTTTAATACATTTGAACTGGTATCAAAGGGCTTTTTGGATGAGATCACTATTCAGGATTTTCCTCTAAGAGGTAAGTTTGTGTATTTGCATATCAAAAGACGTCGCTGGACTAATAAAACCACAGGAGAAATTATTAAAAGAGATTGGAATTTAGTTGCCAAAGGAACCCGCATGACTCAAGAGTTTGCGGCTTTTTTAAAAGAAATTAATAGATAA
- the msrA gene encoding peptide-methionine (S)-S-oxide reductase MsrA, translating into MTQSNFETITLGGGCYWCVEAVYENLKGVKSVVSGFSGGKTLNPSYEEVCSGTTGHAEVVQITFDKNVTNLDEIFKVFFTVHDPTTLNRQGADKGTQYRSVIFYNDDEQKKEAQSIIAALKNAKVYENPIVTTLEPFTTFYKAEDYHQNYYANNKNQPYCQMVIQPKIEKFEKVFKDKLKTKK; encoded by the coding sequence ATGACACAATCTAATTTTGAAACTATAACTCTTGGCGGAGGATGCTACTGGTGTGTAGAAGCTGTTTACGAAAACTTGAAAGGTGTAAAATCAGTCGTTTCTGGATTTTCGGGAGGAAAAACGCTCAATCCAAGTTACGAAGAAGTTTGTTCTGGCACTACAGGTCATGCCGAAGTAGTTCAAATTACTTTTGACAAAAACGTAACGAATCTTGATGAAATTTTCAAAGTATTCTTCACCGTACATGATCCAACAACTCTGAACCGACAAGGCGCAGATAAAGGAACGCAATACCGTTCAGTAATTTTTTATAACGATGACGAACAAAAAAAAGAAGCACAGTCTATTATTGCTGCCTTAAAAAATGCAAAAGTCTATGAAAATCCAATTGTTACTACCTTAGAGCCTTTTACTACATTTTACAAGGCTGAAGATTACCATCAAAATTATTATGCCAATAACAAAAACCAGCCTTATTGCCAAATGGTAATTCAGCCTAAAATTGAAAAATTTGAAAAGGTTTTTAAAGATAAATTGAAAACTAAAAAATAA
- a CDS encoding transposase, producing MGGFFGVNGKKLQRQYKKHLSSFNTWDPREHAHQWIVYPENIGTHLSIDEVALSQGELYTIVTNKKFKGKKGSLVAIVAGTKADQVIEHISKIDYKKRSCVKEITLDMANSMKLISKRCFPKAIQVTDRFHVQKLALEALQEIRIKHRWEAMDFENQLILQAKRENKTYIPELLPNGDSLKQLLARSRYLLYKSREKWTENQKERAQMLFELYPDIKTAYNLNQQLRGIYNNNNDKHIAMTKLAHWYRNVEESGFKNFNILLNTITFNYQSILNYFDNRSTNASAESFNAKIKAFRSQFRGVRNIDFFLFRLSNLFA from the coding sequence ATTGGAGGTTTTTTCGGAGTAAACGGAAAGAAGCTCCAAAGACAATACAAAAAGCACTTGAGTTCCTTTAATACTTGGGATCCACGAGAACATGCACATCAATGGATTGTTTATCCTGAAAATATAGGTACTCATTTATCAATTGACGAAGTAGCTTTATCTCAGGGTGAACTTTATACTATTGTAACCAACAAGAAATTCAAAGGCAAAAAAGGTTCATTAGTTGCTATTGTTGCTGGAACCAAGGCTGATCAGGTTATAGAACACATCAGTAAGATTGATTATAAGAAGAGGAGCTGTGTCAAAGAGATAACACTTGACATGGCTAATTCCATGAAACTAATCTCTAAGAGATGCTTTCCAAAAGCAATACAAGTGACCGATAGGTTTCATGTTCAAAAATTAGCATTGGAAGCTTTACAAGAGATTAGAATCAAGCATCGATGGGAAGCTATGGATTTTGAGAATCAATTGATATTGCAGGCAAAAAGAGAGAATAAAACATATATCCCAGAGCTCTTGCCTAATGGAGATTCTCTAAAACAACTTTTGGCCAGAAGCAGGTATCTACTCTATAAATCTCGCGAAAAATGGACTGAAAATCAAAAAGAAAGGGCTCAAATGTTATTTGAATTATACCCCGATATAAAGACAGCATATAATCTAAATCAACAACTTCGAGGGATTTACAATAACAACAATGACAAACACATTGCCATGACCAAACTGGCGCATTGGTATAGAAATGTAGAGGAATCAGGCTTTAAAAACTTTAATATTCTGCTCAATACTATAACTTTTAACTACCAGTCAATTTTAAACTATTTTGACAATAGAAGCACAAATGCTTCTGCCGAATCTTTCAATGCAAAAATAAAAGCTTTTAGAAGTCAGTTTAGAGGAGTGAGAAATATAGATTTCTTCTTATTCAGATTATCCAATCTTTTTGCATAA
- the idi gene encoding isopentenyl-diphosphate Delta-isomerase, with protein MEEEKVILVNELDEQIGLMPKLEAHEKAILHRAFSVFVLNNQNEIMLQQRAHQKYHSPLLWTNTCCSHQRESETNIQAGNRRLYEEMGFSTELKELFHFIYKAPFDNGLTEHELDHVMIGYYDGEPVINIDEVEAWKWMKIEDVKDDILLNPEIYTVWFKIIFDEFYHFLEEHALEQKN; from the coding sequence ATGGAAGAAGAAAAAGTAATATTAGTAAACGAATTGGATGAGCAGATTGGCTTAATGCCAAAATTGGAAGCACATGAAAAAGCTATTTTGCATCGTGCTTTTTCAGTTTTTGTTTTAAATAATCAAAATGAGATTATGCTCCAGCAAAGAGCGCATCAAAAGTATCATTCTCCTTTATTATGGACAAACACCTGCTGCAGTCATCAGCGGGAAAGTGAAACAAATATTCAAGCCGGTAACCGCAGATTGTATGAGGAAATGGGATTTAGTACCGAACTGAAAGAACTCTTCCATTTTATTTATAAAGCGCCTTTTGATAATGGCTTGACTGAGCATGAACTCGATCATGTAATGATTGGTTATTATGATGGCGAGCCTGTGATTAATATTGATGAGGTTGAAGCTTGGAAATGGATGAAAATTGAAGATGTAAAAGATGATATACTTTTGAATCCAGAAATTTATACAGTTTGGTTTAAAATTATTTTTGACGAATTTTATCACTTTTTAGAAGAACATGCTTTAGAGCAAAAGAACTAA
- a CDS encoding type I phosphomannose isomerase catalytic subunit, whose amino-acid sequence MSSKNYPLQFNAILKERIWGGEKLKTILNKPITSNITGESWELSTVEGDVSVVANGEYKGKLLTELINEYPDEILGTAVHERFGKQFPLLFKYLDAREDLSIQVHPNDELAKKRHNSFGKTEMWYVTQADADARIIVGFKEDSSPEEYVEHLNNKTLTDILDDVKAKPGDVFFLETGTVHAIGAGLVVAEIQQTSDITYRLYDFDRKDAQGNTRELHVDLALDAINYKKVNTFKEYAKEINQSNTVVDCPYFTTNFIPLENVKAVENSGLSFTVYMCIEGSFELEYDGVIYQYIKGDTVLVPAAIKSYNLKGKASILEIYIS is encoded by the coding sequence ATGAGTTCAAAAAATTATCCATTGCAGTTTAATGCCATTCTGAAAGAAAGAATCTGGGGGGGAGAAAAGTTAAAAACTATTCTGAATAAACCAATTACTTCCAATATTACAGGAGAAAGCTGGGAATTGTCTACCGTAGAAGGAGATGTGAGCGTAGTGGCAAACGGTGAGTACAAAGGAAAACTTTTAACGGAGTTAATTAATGAGTATCCGGATGAAATTCTGGGAACGGCAGTTCACGAGAGATTTGGAAAACAATTTCCATTGCTTTTCAAATACTTAGATGCTCGTGAAGATTTATCGATTCAAGTGCATCCTAACGATGAATTGGCAAAAAAGCGCCACAATTCTTTTGGTAAAACCGAAATGTGGTATGTTACTCAAGCCGATGCTGATGCTAGAATTATTGTTGGCTTCAAAGAAGATTCAAGTCCAGAGGAATATGTAGAACATTTGAATAATAAAACGCTGACCGATATACTTGATGACGTAAAAGCAAAACCGGGAGATGTTTTTTTCTTAGAAACTGGAACCGTTCATGCTATTGGTGCTGGATTAGTTGTTGCCGAAATACAGCAAACCTCTGATATTACATACCGTTTGTATGATTTTGACCGAAAAGATGCTCAAGGAAACACTAGAGAACTTCATGTAGATTTAGCATTGGATGCTATCAATTATAAAAAAGTCAATACTTTTAAAGAGTATGCTAAAGAAATTAATCAGTCAAACACAGTGGTTGATTGTCCTTATTTTACAACCAACTTTATTCCATTGGAAAATGTAAAAGCAGTTGAGAATTCAGGATTGTCTTTTACAGTGTATATGTGTATTGAAGGCTCTTTTGAATTGGAATATGATGGTGTAATTTATCAATATATAAAAGGAGATACAGTTCTTGTTCCTGCAGCAATCAAATCATATAATTTGAAGGGAAAAGCTTCTATTTTAGAAATTTATATTTCATAG
- a CDS encoding peroxiredoxin: protein MELKVGDKIPNFTAKDTNGNDFNSQDLIGKKPLIIYFYPKDNTPGCTTQACSFRDQYEDFKDLGAEVIGISGDSVASHQKFTSQFKLPFILLSDSDKKIRTLFGVPSNLFGLIPGRVTYVADKTGTIIMVFDSMKAKNHISKALEAIKEIQS from the coding sequence ATGGAACTGAAAGTAGGAGATAAAATTCCAAATTTTACAGCAAAAGACACTAATGGGAATGATTTCAACAGCCAAGATTTAATAGGCAAAAAGCCTTTGATTATTTATTTCTACCCAAAAGATAATACTCCGGGCTGTACGACTCAGGCCTGCAGTTTTAGAGATCAGTACGAAGATTTTAAAGATCTTGGCGCTGAAGTAATAGGAATCAGCGGTGACAGTGTTGCCTCTCATCAAAAGTTTACCAGTCAATTTAAACTGCCTTTTATTCTTTTGTCAGATTCAGACAAGAAAATTAGAACTCTTTTTGGAGTGCCTTCCAATTTGTTTGGATTAATTCCAGGCAGAGTAACTTATGTAGCTGATAAAACGGGAACTATTATTATGGTATTTGACAGTATGAAAGCAAAAAATCATATTTCAAAAGCACTTGAAGCAATTAAAGAAATACAATCATAA
- a CDS encoding amidohydrolase translates to MKKNKLIAIFLFINGIAFTQNTNLKVKISQKANSLESKVIAWRRDFHQNPELGNREFKTAEKIASHLRSLGIEVQTGVAKTGVVGILRGGKPGPVVALRADMDALPVKERVNIPFASKAEADYNGKTVNVMHACGHDSHIAILMGTAEILASIKEELHGTVKFIFQPAEEGPPEGEEGGAELMVKEGVLENPKVDVIFGLHINAQTEVGKIKYRPKGTMASSDWFTINVKGKQSHGAYPWMSIDPIVTASQIILGLQTIVSRNVELTESAAVVSVGQINAGVRNNIIPEELTMNGTIRSLDSKTQNLIHSRIKQISTNIAESAGATADVSITKKTLITYNDPTLTQNMLATLENAAGKENVILTTAVTGAEDFSFYQAKIPGLFIFLGGMPKGKQASETAGHHTPDFYIDESGFVLGMKVMTELTIDYMNMTNSKKH, encoded by the coding sequence ATGAAAAAAAACAAACTCATTGCTATCTTTTTATTCATAAATGGAATAGCGTTTACACAAAACACAAACTTAAAAGTAAAAATTTCACAAAAAGCCAATTCATTAGAATCTAAAGTCATTGCGTGGCGCAGGGATTTTCATCAAAACCCAGAGTTAGGAAACAGAGAATTCAAAACTGCTGAAAAAATTGCCTCCCATCTTCGTTCTTTAGGAATCGAAGTACAAACGGGTGTTGCAAAAACAGGAGTAGTAGGCATCTTGAGAGGCGGAAAACCAGGCCCGGTTGTAGCGCTAAGAGCTGACATGGACGCTCTGCCTGTAAAGGAAAGGGTTAATATTCCTTTTGCATCAAAAGCCGAAGCGGATTATAACGGAAAAACCGTAAACGTAATGCATGCTTGTGGTCACGATTCTCATATCGCCATTTTGATGGGAACGGCAGAAATTTTGGCATCAATTAAAGAGGAGCTGCACGGCACTGTGAAATTTATTTTTCAGCCTGCCGAAGAAGGGCCTCCTGAAGGTGAGGAAGGAGGAGCAGAATTGATGGTCAAAGAGGGTGTTCTTGAAAATCCCAAAGTAGATGTTATTTTTGGACTGCATATTAATGCTCAAACTGAGGTTGGAAAAATAAAATACCGTCCAAAAGGAACGATGGCATCTTCAGATTGGTTTACAATAAATGTAAAGGGGAAGCAATCTCACGGCGCATATCCATGGATGTCGATTGATCCAATTGTCACGGCTTCACAAATCATTTTGGGTTTACAAACTATAGTCAGCCGCAATGTAGAGCTCACAGAATCTGCAGCCGTTGTCAGCGTTGGGCAAATAAATGCAGGAGTTCGAAATAACATTATCCCTGAAGAACTTACAATGAATGGTACCATTCGTTCATTGGATAGCAAAACACAAAATTTAATACATTCAAGGATAAAACAAATTTCAACCAATATTGCTGAAAGTGCGGGAGCAACTGCAGATGTTTCGATTACTAAAAAAACATTAATTACTTATAATGACCCCACATTAACACAAAATATGTTAGCTACATTAGAAAATGCAGCCGGAAAAGAAAATGTAATACTGACAACAGCAGTAACGGGGGCTGAGGACTTTTCTTTTTACCAAGCGAAAATTCCGGGATTGTTCATTTTTCTAGGCGGAATGCCAAAAGGAAAACAAGCATCAGAAACTGCAGGTCATCACACACCCGATTTCTATATTGACGAAAGTGGTTTTGTATTAGGGATGAAAGTAATGACTGAATTAACGATTGATTATATGAATATGACAAACAGTAAAAAACATTAA
- a CDS encoding nuclear transport factor 2 family protein, translating to MDKKTHKFKTFFLPFLLILGLNLTQAQEKKVAPTSQELYNEIAAMDTVLFDAFNTKDMAKFKPLFDENLEWYQDNGGLLSYETVFTNFEKMFKNENKLTRQLVKGSLEIHPIKDFGAIETGIHQFRHIENGKEEIGTFKFMAIWKKVNNQWKISRMISYDH from the coding sequence ATGGACAAAAAAACACACAAATTCAAAACTTTTTTCTTGCCGTTTCTATTGATTCTTGGGCTAAATTTAACTCAGGCACAAGAAAAAAAAGTAGCTCCAACTTCGCAGGAACTATACAACGAAATTGCAGCAATGGATACCGTTCTTTTTGATGCATTCAATACCAAAGATATGGCGAAATTCAAACCTTTATTTGATGAAAATTTAGAATGGTATCAAGACAATGGAGGCTTGCTTTCCTATGAAACCGTTTTTACTAATTTCGAAAAAATGTTTAAAAACGAAAACAAACTCACTCGGCAATTGGTCAAAGGAAGCCTTGAAATACATCCCATAAAAGATTTTGGAGCTATAGAAACAGGAATTCATCAATTTCGGCATATCGAAAACGGGAAAGAAGAAATAGGGACTTTTAAGTTTATGGCTATTTGGAAAAAAGTAAATAACCAATGGAAAATTTCAAGAATGATAAGCTATGATCATTGA
- a CDS encoding chromate transporter: MKENPTYTLKELAFYFLKLGTIGFGGPVALVGYMYKDLVENRKWISEECMSLIYVDHKSQFI, from the coding sequence ATGAAAGAGAACCCAACATACACTTTAAAAGAGTTAGCATTTTATTTTCTAAAGCTAGGGACAATTGGTTTTGGGGGCCCTGTAGCATTGGTTGGCTATATGTACAAAGATTTGGTTGAAAATCGAAAATGGATTTCAGAAGAATGTATGTCCCTGATATATGTTGACCACAAAAGTCAATTTATATGA
- a CDS encoding MepB family protein — MNLQKKDLTPKITPDSIPEDLTVIRKILFDNCNFQITQPIPETESSEYGACRFILNNSNILFRTAKITPTKTGQFVTLWKRINQGPIQPFDSTDPIDLFVVSVRKDNHFGLFIFPKSVLIAKEIVSDKKEGKRAIRVYPPWNITASRQAQKTQNWQLDYFLEASVNQSIDLNRAKSLFLIKD; from the coding sequence ATGAATTTACAAAAAAAAGATCTGACCCCTAAAATTACTCCTGATAGTATTCCTGAAGATTTAACTGTAATCCGAAAAATACTTTTTGACAATTGCAATTTCCAAATCACACAACCCATTCCTGAAACTGAAAGTTCTGAATATGGAGCTTGTCGCTTTATTCTAAATAATTCGAATATTCTGTTTCGAACTGCCAAAATCACACCTACCAAAACTGGTCAGTTTGTTACGCTTTGGAAAAGGATAAATCAAGGTCCTATTCAGCCTTTTGACTCCACAGATCCAATTGATTTATTCGTTGTTAGCGTCAGAAAAGACAATCATTTTGGACTGTTTATTTTTCCAAAATCCGTTCTTATAGCCAAAGAAATTGTTTCGGATAAAAAAGAAGGAAAACGTGCTATTCGTGTTTATCCGCCTTGGAATATAACTGCGAGCAGGCAAGCTCAAAAAACACAAAACTGGCAATTGGATTATTTCTTAGAAGCATCAGTTAACCAATCAATAGATTTAAACCGTGCAAAATCACTCTTCCTTATAAAAGATTAA
- a CDS encoding chromate resistance protein ChrB domain-containing protein — protein MKWITRERPKIDRIASPWLIKNFVDKEAEFIYVPFNEVLAKAKELDAIPFDIPNVEFTHYKEQSTFDFIVEKYEIKDPAILIIADIVRGADTDRHDIAKESAGLWAISAGLSYNITDDHKLLETGMVLYDVLYSWATHLYKQNHLQNSPFEDLLHEVYHKFLKNKKITNKKAPVWVKDLKAIIQDQIDTQFTFDLKKISNDLELNPSYLSREFSKYFEDLNFGDYVRKLRIEKAISLIQNSAYTLTEIAYMTGFSDQSHFTRIFKQSTGKNPSSYRKNSQKSNSDTKGK, from the coding sequence ATGAAATGGATTACTAGAGAACGCCCTAAAATTGATAGAATAGCGAGTCCTTGGTTGATAAAAAATTTTGTTGACAAAGAGGCTGAATTTATCTATGTTCCGTTCAATGAGGTTTTGGCTAAAGCAAAAGAATTAGACGCTATTCCGTTTGATATTCCCAATGTAGAATTTACACATTACAAAGAGCAAAGTACCTTTGACTTCATTGTGGAAAAATATGAAATTAAAGACCCTGCTATTCTAATTATTGCTGATATTGTACGTGGTGCAGACACTGACAGGCACGATATCGCAAAAGAATCGGCTGGGCTTTGGGCCATTTCAGCGGGACTTTCCTATAATATTACGGATGATCATAAATTATTGGAAACAGGTATGGTTCTTTATGATGTGCTGTACAGTTGGGCTACACATTTATACAAACAAAATCATTTGCAGAATAGCCCTTTTGAAGATTTGCTGCACGAAGTGTACCATAAATTTTTGAAGAATAAAAAAATAACAAATAAGAAAGCGCCTGTTTGGGTCAAAGATTTGAAAGCTATTATTCAGGATCAAATAGATACTCAATTTACTTTTGACCTAAAGAAAATTTCTAATGATTTAGAACTTAATCCTTCCTATTTATCAAGAGAGTTTTCCAAGTATTTTGAAGATCTTAATTTTGGCGATTACGTTAGAAAATTACGTATTGAAAAAGCAATTTCTCTTATTCAAAATTCAGCTTATACCCTTACAGAAATTGCCTATATGACCGGTTTTTCAGATCAGAGTCATTTTACGAGAATATTCAAGCAGAGTACAGGGAAAAATCCTTCTTCTTACCGGAAAAATTCACAAAAAAGTAATTCAGATACAAAAGGTAAATAG
- a CDS encoding transposase, whose protein sequence is MHNPQLLLLIPFNYQSILNYFDNRSTNASAESFNAKIKAFRSQFRGVRNIDFFLFRLSNLFA, encoded by the coding sequence TTGCATAATCCCCAACTTTTGCTCCTGATCCCTTTTAACTACCAGTCAATTTTAAACTATTTTGACAATAGAAGCACAAATGCTTCTGCCGAATCTTTCAATGCAAAAATAAAAGCTTTTAGAAGTCAGTTTAGAGGAGTGAGAAATATAGATTTCTTCTTATTCAGATTATCCAATCTTTTTGCATAA
- the msrB gene encoding peptide-methionine (R)-S-oxide reductase MsrB: MKTKTSFFGTLLLLPLFIFQACGQSKETKSNTMTSVETYQSKPGNPYYSHTDTAKLNLSDAEWKKILPEDVYLVSRKADTERPFTGKYWNTDVKGTYYCAACGNLLFRSGAKFSSSCGWPSFFEQENKKSVVFKDDNSIGMERIEALCGRCGGHLGHLFDDGPVPTGKRYCMNSIALDFVPDAK; the protein is encoded by the coding sequence ATGAAAACAAAAACATCTTTTTTTGGCACTTTACTACTACTTCCATTATTTATTTTTCAAGCTTGTGGACAGAGTAAAGAAACAAAGAGTAACACGATGACTTCAGTTGAAACTTATCAAAGTAAACCTGGGAATCCATACTACTCTCATACCGATACTGCAAAACTTAATTTATCAGATGCCGAATGGAAAAAAATCCTGCCGGAAGACGTTTATTTGGTTTCCCGAAAAGCAGATACCGAAAGACCTTTTACAGGCAAATATTGGAATACTGATGTGAAAGGAACTTATTATTGTGCAGCCTGTGGCAACCTGCTTTTCCGATCAGGTGCGAAATTTTCCAGCAGTTGCGGCTGGCCAAGTTTCTTTGAACAGGAAAACAAAAAAAGCGTCGTATTCAAAGATGATAATTCTATAGGAATGGAACGAATCGAGGCTCTTTGCGGCAGATGCGGTGGTCATTTAGGCCATTTATTTGATGATGGTCCAGTTCCAACCGGCAAAAGATACTGCATGAATTCCATAGCACTTGATTTTGTCCCTGATGCTAAATAA